The segment GAATCGACGACCGTCGTTCTGATAAATGTGGGCGTCGGCGTCAGCAAACGGGAACGACCACGTCGACGGGGAGCGTCGGCGCCCCCACCGACCGACGGTCGTCCGCTCTGCCCGCCGACGTCGGACGGCCCAACGCGCCCCACCGTGACTCTCTCGAGGTCAGAGCTGGACGTCCTGTTCGAAGAGCCGGAAGTCGCCGTCGCGGAGCGCGACGAACGCGAAGTCGCCGAGGTTCGTCGAGCCGCTGGGTTGCTCGTTCACGCCGTTCAGTAACTCGCCGCTCTCGGAGAGCCCGATGTACAGGGTGTCGCCCTCCGTCAGGGTCTCTGCGAGTTCTCCGCGTGCGAACCGGCGAGCGGACAGGTTGACGGCGACCCCGCTCGACACGTCGCCGTTGGTCAGCTCCAGTGCGACGAGTCGCCCCCCGTCCGTGCTCTCGGCACTGAACCGCACACCGCGCTCTCGGGCTGTCCCGGCCCAGGCCGGTTCCTCGACGGTCGTCTCGCCGAGTGCGCTGACGGTGACCGTCGACTTCTGCTGGACCGTCCGATCGCCTCGTTCGACGGTGACGTCGTACGTGACCTCGTCTACGTACCCGGCTTCGGAAACCCAGACCCTCGCCTCGAACTCGCTCACATCTTCGCCGAAGAAGACAGACAGCAGGCGCTCTTCGTTCGCGACGCCAGTGGACTCGTACGAGACGGCGTGCTCGCCGTTCTCGCTCTCGGCGAGCCCCGTCGCTTCGCCCCACTCGCCCCCGACGAGGAGGCCCTCGAACTGCGAGAGTCGAAGGACCTCCTGGGGGTCGGGCGTCTCGTTGTCGATCCGGTACGCCTGCTCGAACCCGGTGTCCATCTGCACGTACCCGGCGTCCTCGCTGGCCGCCGACCAGAGCGTCTCGGTGAGGTCGCCTGATTCCTTCACCCGACTGATCCCGTCGGCGCTGTACGCGTTCGCGAACTCGGCGGAGGACGTGCGTCCGTCCCGATCGGTCGCTCGGTCCTCGCCGAGGGCCGCCGAACCGGCGTCGACGATCGAGGACCGATGCGTCCCGAAGAGCTCCGTCCCGACGATGCCACTCCGACTCGCCCCGTCGGGATACGCGAAGTTCTCGAGCGTCGTCGGCTCCTCCGTCCGAGTCTCGGTCTCCGTCGCGGTCGCGGTGTCCGTCGCCGTCGCCGTCTCGGTCGCGGTCTCCGTGTCAGTCGCCGTGTCGATCGTCGTCGCGGTTCCCTCGCCACTCGCACACCCCGCGAGTGCGGTCGCCACTGCAGCCGTACTCCCCAACAGCACCCGTCTCGTCATCTTCGTCTCGTCCGACATTATCCGTCGTATCTGAGACCCCCGGAACGTAAATAGATGTCATTTCGCGTCAGATACTCTCGACACGTCGCGAGCGTGACGTGGTGGTCGACGACAATCCGATTCCGCGGCGTCGAGACATTACTCCGACACGTCGAGACCCTACTCCGCCACGTCGAGCACGACCGCGTCTGCGCACTCGCGTAGCTCGTCGGGATCGATGGGGAACACCGCCTCGGGGGTGCCGGCGGCGGCCCAGACGGTGTCGAACTCGGTGAGGGTCTCGTCGAGATAGGTGGGGACGGGGCCGTCGTCGCCGTGGTGGCAGAACGGCGGGACGCCACCGATGGCGTACCCCGTCGCTTTCCTGACCTCGTCGGCGTCGCCCATTCGGACGTCGCTCTCGTCGACGCCGCGTTCGGCGGCGAGCTTCGCGAAGCTCACGCGGTTCGCGCCGCTCGTGACGACGACCACGGGCTGGTCGCCGGCGACGAGGACGATGCTGCTCGCGATCTGCGCGACCTCGCAGCCGACCGCGGCCGCGGCGTCCTCCGCGGTCTTCGTCCCTTCGGGGAACTCCGTCGTCTCCAGGTCGAGGCCGTGCTCGTCGGTGGCTCGCTGCGTGAAGTCTGCGGCGCGCTCGTGCATGAGCGCTCGAATTCGCCGAGGGTTCAAAAAGGCTCGCGCAGTGGCAGAACTGCGGACGGGACCGCGCCGGCGGCGGCGCGAGCGCCACGTCGCTGGCCGGTGGGTCAGGCCTTCGCGTGGACGCGGACGTCCAGGAGGTCGGCCGCGTCGGCGTCGCGGAGCGCGTACCGGACCGGGTCGCGTTCCACCGCGAAGGGGGCGACGGCGACGACGACGCGCCCGACGTCGGTGGTCGCACGGAGGACGAGTCCGCGGGAGGTGACGACGACGTACGGCGGCTTCGGGACGAGGTCGGCTCGTAGCGAGCCACCGGCCGCGTCGACCGCGTCCGCGAGGACAACGGTCGCGGCGTCGAGCGTCCCCGTCTCAGCGAGTACGCGCTCGAAGGGGTCGACGACCGCGCGCCGGTCGTCCGCCGTCGCCCCATCCCAGGCCGCCGCGGTGACGCGGCCCGCCGTCGCGACCGCGTCCAGGAACGCCGCGTGCTCCTCGCGAACGCGGACCTCGACCACGTCCGCAATCGCGCTGGCGTCGGCGTCGTCGGCAGCCTCGCGGTCGGGGTCGACGGCGCGGCCGGCGTCGTCGGCGTCGTCCTCGGTCACGCCAGCACGTCGCTCGCGCCGGGGCTTGAACGTGACGACGGCCCACCGTGGTCCGACGGTCGCCGTCCCGGAACGGTGCCGGCGCCGGCAACGCCAAGTGCGGCGTGCGCGAAGTCCGGGCCATGAAGATCGTCGACTACGACCTGTACGAGGTTCCGCCGCGGTGGCTGTTCCTCCGCGTGGAGACCGACACCGGGGTCGTTGGGTGGGGCGAACCCGTCGTCGAGGGACGCGCGCACACCGTTCGCGCGGCCGTCGAGGAGCTCATGAACGCGTACCTGCTCGGCGCGGACCCGCTCCCGGTCGAGGACCACTGGCAGACGATGTACCGCGGCGGGTTCTACCGCGGCGGACCGGTCCTCATGTCGGCCATCGCGGGCATCGACCAGGCACTCTGGGACGTCCGCGGGAAGCACTTCGAAGCCCCGGTGTACGAGCTCCTCGGCGGGCCCGTCCGCGAGAAGATCCAGGTGTACCAGTGGGTCGGCGGCGATCGACCGGCAGACGTCGCCGACGCCGCGGCAACGAAGGTCGACGCGGGCTACGACGCGTTGAAAATGAACGCAACCGCTGAACTCCGGCACGTCGACTCGCCGAGCGCCGTCGACGCAGCCGTCGACCGACTGCGGACGGTCCGGGAGGCCGTCGGGCGGGACGTCGACGTCGCCGTGGACTTCCACGGGCGCGTGTCGAAGCCGATGGCGAAGCGCCTCGTAGCTGAACTCGAACAGCACGAGCCGTTCTTCGTCGAGGAGCCCGTGCTCCCCGAGCACCTCGACGCGCTCCCCGCGATACAGGCCCAGACGTCGACGCCGATCGCGACCGGGGAACGCCTCTACACGCGCTCGGACTTCCGGAACGTATTGGAGACGGGTGCGGTCGACGTGATACAGCCGGACCTGAGTCACGCCGGCGGCATCACGGAAGTCGCGAAGATCGCGGCGATGGCGGAGACGCACGACGTCGCGCTCGCCCCGCACTGCCCGCTCGGGCCGATCGCGCTCGCGTCCTGCGTGCAGGTCGACGCGGTCGCGCACAACGCGCTCATCCAGGAGCAGAGCCTCGACATCCACTACAACGAGGGCGCGGACGTCCTCGACTACCTCGCCGACCCGGACGTGTTCGCGTTCGATGACGGCTTCCTCCCCGTACCCGAGGGGCCGGGGCTCGGCATCGAGGTCGACCGCGAGGTCGTCGAGGCGCGCGCGGGAAGCGTCGACTGGCACAATCCCGTGTGGCGGCACGAGGACGGGAGCGTGGCAGAATGGTGACGCCGACGCCGATTCCGGGCCTCGAAAGCGACGGCCGCCGGTTCGAGGGGCGGACCGCGCTCGTCACCGGCTCCACCAGGGGCATCGGCGAGGGCGTCGTCCACCGGCTCGCCGCGGAGGGCGCGGACGTCGTCGTGAACGGCCTGGACGCCGACGCCGGCGAGACCGTCGTCGACGACGTCCGCGACCGCGAGGACGCCGGCGACGCCGCGTTCGTCCAGGCTGACCTCCGCGACCCCGACGCTATCGCCGCGCTCGTCGACGCGACCGTCGACCGCTTCGGCGGCGTCGACGTCATCGTCAACAACGCGGGCGTCCAGACCGATACGAGCACGACCGACGCGACCCTCGAGGACTGGAACTACGTCGTCGAGACGGACTTCCGCGCGTACTGGCTGACCGTCAAGCACGCCGTCGAGCGCGCCGACCCGGACGCGGTCGTGAACGTCTCCTCGAACCACGCCGTCTCGACGATGCCCGACCACTTCCCGTACAACGCCGTCAAGGCCGGCATCGACGGGATGACGCGAGCGATGGCGCTCGACCTCGGCCCCCAGGTCAGGGTGAACTCGGTGAACCCCGGGTGGGTGCTCGTCGACCGCACCGCCGCGGAGCTCCCCGACGACCGTCGGCGCGACGTCGAGAACGCTCACCCCGTCGGCCGACTCGGCGAACCCGCCGACGTCGCCGCCGCCGTCGCGTTCCTCGCGAGCGACGACGCCGGGTTCGTCACGGGGTCGACGCTCGTCGTCGACGGCGGCCGCACCGTCGTCATGCAGGACGACACCCTCCCGGACTACGCCGCGGAGGACTGAGCACGCGTCGACGGCCAAGAGGTGAGCACGCGCCGACGACCGAGCGGGCGATGCGCCAACGTTTTTCTCGCCGGGGTGTCTCCACAGTGGCATGAATCGGACGTTCGCCGCCGGGGTCGCACTCACCGCGGCCAGCGTGACCGGCTACGTCGTCGGCGTCCTCGCGCCGTACCCAGGCCGTGCGTTCTCGCTGACCGGCGTCATGGTCGGCATCACGCTCGCCGCCGTCGCGGGCGGTGCCGGCGGTGAGACGGCGTGATCCAGACGCACGTCCTCACGCCCGAGGGCGTGGACGAGCACGCCGACGTAGGAGCGGGGAAGGCAGCGACCGGGACGACGTGGGTGCGCGTCTCCGACGGCACGCCCGAGGAGATGCAGTCCGTCTGCGAGACGTTCGGCATCCACGACCTCGAACTGGAGGACGTCCGCGGGGGCGTCCGCCCGAAGGTCGAGGAGTTCGACGACCACGTGTTCCTCCTCGTCAAGAGCGCGCGACTCCGCGGCGGCGAGACGACGTTCGAAGAGGAGCTCTCCGATCAGACCGTCGGCGTCTTCCTCGGCCCGGACTGGCTCGTCACGCTCTCGACGGGCACGCTCTCCGCCGTCGGTCGCGTCTGGGACGCCGCAACCCGCGAGGAGAAACGGCTGCTGTCGCGCGGCCCGGACTTCCTCGCGTACCGCGTCCTCGACGCGCTCGTCGAGGAGTACTTCGACGTGCTCGACGAGATAGAGTCCGACATCGAGGCCGTCGAGGACGAGATCGTCGGCGCCACAGGCATCGACACCCTCGAGGACATCAACAGCCTCCGACGGGAACTCCTCGCCACTCGGCGATTGCTCTGGCCGACGCGGGACGCGCTCGCGGCGTTCGCGCGCGGCGACGTCGAACTCGTCACCGACGACACCGAGAAGTACTTCAGGGACGTCCAGGACCACGTCATCCAGCTCGTCGAGCTCGTCGAGACGTACCGCGACCTCGTCGCGGGTGCACGCGACATCTACCTGAACTCGCTGTCGATGTCGACGAACGAGGTGATGAAGCGACTGACGGTGGTCGCGACGATCATCCTCCCGCTGACGTTCGTCGTCGGCGTGTACGGGATGAACTTCTCGGACTCGCCGTACAACATGCCCGAGCTCGCGTGGACGTTCGGCTACCCGTCGGTTCTCGTCGGCATGGCTGGCGTGACGATAGTGATGGTGGCGTACTTCCGCCGTGAGGGCTGGCTGTGACCCGCGACTGGACTCGGCTTAATCCCCGGGGTTCGATACTGAAAACTAATGTAGGGTCGGTCGCAACTAGTGGGTGATGGCTGTGGTGGACCGACGTGGCTGTGACGGCTGTGGTCGCGACATCCCCGTCGAGGACCTGACGGCGGTGTCGGTCCCCGGCGACGAGCACGCCGTCTGTTGCCCGGAGTGCCGCGAGCACGCGGAATCGGTCGCCGACGACGGACTCGGGACCGGCGAACTCGACGGCGAGAGACCCGGCGCGGTCGCTCGCCAGCGCGGCGAGTGCGAGGGCTGCGGTGCGACGGACGCCGTCGACGAGTTCGAGACGATGTCGCTCCCCGACGGGTCGACGGTCGCGGTCTGCGAGGACTGCCGCGAGCACGCGGCGTCGATGTCCCGTCGGACCGACGTGGACGGCCACCGCGGCGAGTGCTCGGGCTGCGAGGAGCCGTTCGACGTGAGCGACATGGTGGCGCTGGAGCTCGACGACGGGACGACCGTCGCGTGCTGCGACGAGTGCGCGAAGTACGCGCGCGCAGCGGCGCGTACGACCACGAACGAACCAGACTACGACGCCGACGCACAGCGCTCGACCGCAAGCGACGACTCGACGACCGGCGACTCCAACGCCGGGGCACGCCCCGAGTCCGCCATCGAGGAGGACGCGGAGACGGCGCTCGTGGAGTCGCCGTCGATCTGCGAGCAGTGCGGGGACTGGGTGGACGTCGAGCTGTTCGAGGTGGTGACGGTCCACGACCGCGTGGAGGAGTTCTGTCCGCCGTGCAAGGATCGAGCACGACGGAACGGCGTCGTCAGGGACGTCCGGATGCGTCGCGCCGAGGCGTACGACGTACTGGACGTCGACCCCGGCCGAGCGGAAGCGGTGGTTCGTGACGCGTACCTCTCACGGATCAAGGCGGTCCACCCGGACAGCGACGGCGGGAGCCGCGAGGCGTTCCGGCGCGTCCAGCGCGCGTACGAACGCTTGACAGATTGACTGTCCCCGTCCGGTACGGCCGGCCGGTCGTCGCTCGCTCCGTCACTCGGGGAGCGCGCCGTCTTCGCGGTGGAGGAACCCGAACGTGCCGGCGTCGAAGAAGTACGTCGACCCGCACGTCCCGCAGTCTTCGCGGACCGGCTGGTTGTGTTCGTGCATCCGCCAGAGCTCCTTCTGGCTGCGCTCGATCTCGATCGTGACGGTACCGTCGCAGCCCTCGAGGCTGCAGGGGAATCGCAGGAACCAGTTCGGGACCGAGAGCGCGCCCAGCGGTGCGAGCGCAGCGCGGAGTCGACAGACGAGATTGAAGACGGTGACGGGGAGGTCCTCGCGCTCCAGTTCCACGCCCTCGGAGTCCGCGACGTACCCGCCGCGGAGCGTCGGGTCCTCGTAGACGGGGAGGACGGGGACGCCCTTCGCGACCGCGTACCCGACCTCCTGGTTCAGCCACGGATCGGTCGCGCCGTCCTCGGTGAACAGCGCCACGACGACGTCCGCGTTCGCGATCCGGCCCTCGAGTTCGCTCCGGGCGCGACCGGACTCCAGCTCCTCCATGGCGACGTGGACGGTGAACGGGAAGTTCCGGACCGTCGAGAACAGGTCCTGGGCGAGCGAGAGGTCCGCGGGACCGTGCGTGACGTAGACGGTCTCGTTCAGCATGGTCTCCGAATTGGGGCGGGGCCTAATAGGTCTGTTCTCGCGCGTCTGTCGCTCGCCGACGAGTCGGCGTCGACGCTCGATCGTTCACGCGTGGAGTTTCCGGTGACACGTCGGGCAGAGGCTGACGTAGTTGCGGGCGTGCCGGTAGCCGCTCTCGGAGAGGGGGACGACGGCGTGGAGGTGGAGGTCGTCGCCGACGACGATGCGTTCCCGGACGCCACAGCCCCGACAGCGTCGGTCGTCGCGCTCGTGGATCGCTTCGGCGTCGACCGCAGTCGTGGCATGCGTGCATCGTCGATGGGACGTCGACTGGTGGGGTGCGTCGTCGCCACCCGCGTCGTCGGCCGTCGGGGCGTCGGCGTGACAGGGCTCGCAGAGCGAGACCCGGTTCCGGTCAGTTTCGGGTTCGTCCGGCACGAGTCGTCGACGGACGACCGCAGAGAGACTGTCCGCGCCGCAGTTGTGACAGCACTCGCCGCGGACGAGCGACCCGTTCGCGGTAGTGCCCCGGCCACGACGCGCACTCGGAACGCATTCGGTGGTCGCCCGCTTGAGTCGAGACAGAACGTCCTGGGTCTCCATCGACCGAACGAACGCACCCGAGTGGCTTAATTTTTTCTACGAAAGATGTGGAAATATCTCGTTACGTGCCGGAGACGAGGTCGCGGAGGGCCGCTTCGGGGTCGTCGGCCTTGGCGACGCCGCTCGCGAGCAGGACGCCCGTCGCACCGAGGTCGTTCGCGGACGTCACGTCCTCGCCGGTGGAGATGCCGGCGCCACAGTAGACGTCGACGCTCTCGTCGACCGCCGCAGCCGCCTCGACGGCGCCCGTGACGACGTCCGGGTCGGCCTGACTCACGGGCGTTCCCGACCCGATGAGTTCCGGTGGCTCGACCGCGACTGCGTCCGGGCCGAGCGCCGCCGCCGCGCCGATCTGTCGCGGGTTGTTCGCGCAGACGCACGTCTCTAGACCGGCGCGCTCGGCGGCGCGCACGGAGCCGTCGACGTCCGCGAGCTTCAGTCGATTCTCGCTGTGGTTCAGGAGCGTCCCCGTCGCGCCCGCGTCAGCGACCGCTTCCGCGAGCGCACTTCCGGTGTGACTCCCGTGCTCGTTCGGCGACACGTGCTGGGCCCACGTCTCCACGCCGGTGTCCGCGACCGCGGACAGGTGCGCGGTCTGGGGCGCCACGCCGACGCGGACGCCGGTGTCGTCGGCGACCGACGCCGCGGCACGAGCGACTTCGAGGTGGTCACACGGGTACGCCTTCAGGTTCACGAGAACGAACATACTCCAACCGGCGGCGGGCAGCGAAAAGTACCTTTGGAGTTCGGCGAACTCGACCTTGTCCGAGCGGCCGACCGTCCCGGGCGCGGTCAGTCCTGACAGCAGCCGCCGGCTTCCTCGCCGAAGTCGACGACGAGCTGGTCGCTGATCGCTTCGTTCACCGCCTCCAGGCGAGCGTCCAGTTCGTTCTGGGCCTCCAGGTACTCCGCCATCACGGGGATCTCGTGGAGTTCCGACTGGGCGGCCTGGACCTTCTGGAGGTCCGCCTGCGTCGCCTCGCCGGTCTGGCGCGCGAGCATGAACTCCTGACGGATGTCCTCGAACTCGTCGATCTTCGACTGGGCTTCCTCGCTGGCCTCGACCGCGGCCTTTGCCTCCTCGAAGCGCTCGTACTCGGGGAGTTCCGTGATGGCCGCGCCGAGTTCCCGCCCGAGCGCCTCCACGCTCTCGGTCGTCGACGACTCGTGGTCGGTCTCTACGCTCATACTCGAGTCTTGGACCGGACGCGTTTCAACCTGCCGGAACGGGCGACTCGCTGCGACCCACAGGCGCTACGCCCGGGTCCAGGGCATCGCTCGACTACAACGGCCGGCTGGACCGACGAGACCCGTCCCGTCCCAGACGGCGACCGCCGAACGACTCCCCTCCCTGGGATGTATTGGCACAGCACGGTGACCGGATTCTCCGGTTGTAGCCGGTTCAACCGCCGATTGAACGGTTTGAACGGTGCATGAACCGACTGAACGGAAGACGCAATTGAATACGGGTAGCCGTTACGGGAAATCCATAGGATGGGGGAACACGACGGGACGGTCCTCGTTGCCATGCCGCCGACGGAGCGCCGGCAGCGAATCGAAGACGTACTCGCGGAGCGCGACCACGACGTCAGGACCGCGGACGACGGCATCCGCGCCGTCGACGCGATCCGGGGTGCGGACGCCGTCCTCGTCGGTGACTACCCCGGGCAAGTGCCGAGCCTCGTCCTCGACGCGACGACGCCGCCCGGGGTCGTCCGCCCGAACGTCCTCCTCGCAGCCGACGACATCGACGTGGACGCCGTCCCCGACGAGCGACTCCCCGTCGGCTGTACGCCGACGGTGGTCGGCGACGCCGTCGACAGCGCCGTCGAACGGGCGACGTACACGGAGCGCGTCGCGGAGTTCTCCGCGGTCGCCGCCGCGGCCGCGACGAGCGACCACGGATCGCAAGCGCTCGCCGAACGCGTCGCCGGACTCGCTCGCGACGCACGCGACGTCCAGTCCGGGTTCTCCGCGAGCGACTGGGCGGCCGCGTTCCGCGCCGTCACCGCCACGAACCTCGACGACTCCGGGAACCGCACGAGTTAACCGTCCGTGCCGGTTACGACGGTGCAATGAGTCAGGATTCGTATTCGGAGGGCGACCTCCGGAACACGGGTATGTCCCTCAAGCACGACCGCGAGTGGGACTACGAACTCGACCGGATCGTCGAGGCGATAGAGGAACGGGACGCGAAGAAGGTCGGGCTCCAGTTCCCCGAGGGCCTGAAGCGACGTGGGCCGGCGGTCGCGGACGACCTGCGCGCGCTCGTCCCCGACGACGTCACGATCATGCTCTCCGGGCAGCCGTGTTACGGCGCGTGCGACCTCGACACGTTCCTCATGCGTCGCACGGACGTGTTCGTGCACTTCGGGCACTCGCCGATGAAGGAGTCCGAGAAGATCATCTACGTCCCGCTGTTCTCCAACGTCGACGTCGAACCGATCATGGAGGAGTCCCTCGACGAGCTCGCGGACCCCGACGACGACCCCGACGTCGGGCTCGTGACGACCGCCCAGCACATGAACCTCTTCGACGACATGCGCGCGTGGCTCGAGGACCGCGGGTACGACGTCCACGTGCGTCGCGGCGACGACCGACTCACGCACGAGGGACAGGTCCTGGGCTGCAATTACGCGAGCGCGGACGTCGACGCGGACCAGATCCTCTACGTCGGCGGCGGGAAGTTCCACCCGCTCGGGCTGGCGATGGAACACCCCGACAAGACGGTCGTCATCGCCGACCCCGTGAACAACGTCGTGACCGTCGCGGACACGGAGAAATTCCTCAAGCAGCGCTACGGCGCAGTGCATCGGGCGATGGACGCCGAGAAGTGGGGCGTCATCTTCTGCACGAAGATCGGCCAGGGACGCTTCGACCAGGCCGAGAAGATCATCGACGAGAACGACGACGCGTACCTCATCACCATGGACGAAGTGACGCCGGACCGGCTGCGGAACTTCGACATGGACGCGTTCGTGAACACGGGCTGTCCGCGCATCACGACCGACGACGGCCCG is part of the Halorubellus sp. JP-L1 genome and harbors:
- a CDS encoding toll/interleukin-1 receptor domain-containing protein, producing MLNETVYVTHGPADLSLAQDLFSTVRNFPFTVHVAMEELESGRARSELEGRIANADVVVALFTEDGATDPWLNQEVGYAVAKGVPVLPVYEDPTLRGGYVADSEGVELEREDLPVTVFNLVCRLRAALAPLGALSVPNWFLRFPCSLEGCDGTVTIEIERSQKELWRMHEHNQPVREDCGTCGSTYFFDAGTFGFLHREDGALPE
- a CDS encoding YlbF family regulator, which codes for MSVETDHESSTTESVEALGRELGAAITELPEYERFEEAKAAVEASEEAQSKIDEFEDIRQEFMLARQTGEATQADLQKVQAAQSELHEIPVMAEYLEAQNELDARLEAVNEAISDQLVVDFGEEAGGCCQD
- the dph2 gene encoding diphthamide biosynthesis enzyme Dph2, coding for MSQDSYSEGDLRNTGMSLKHDREWDYELDRIVEAIEERDAKKVGLQFPEGLKRRGPAVADDLRALVPDDVTIMLSGQPCYGACDLDTFLMRRTDVFVHFGHSPMKESEKIIYVPLFSNVDVEPIMEESLDELADPDDDPDVGLVTTAQHMNLFDDMRAWLEDRGYDVHVRRGDDRLTHEGQVLGCNYASADVDADQILYVGGGKFHPLGLAMEHPDKTVVIADPVNNVVTVADTEKFLKQRYGAVHRAMDAEKWGVIFCTKIGQGRFDQAEKIIDENDDAYLITMDEVTPDRLRNFDMDAFVNTGCPRITTDDGPQFHKPMLTPGEYEIAVGNEPLEELSFDTFHGTW
- a CDS encoding YbaK/EbsC family protein, with the translated sequence MHERAADFTQRATDEHGLDLETTEFPEGTKTAEDAAAAVGCEVAQIASSIVLVAGDQPVVVVTSGANRVSFAKLAAERGVDESDVRMGDADEVRKATGYAIGGVPPFCHHGDDGPVPTYLDETLTEFDTVWAAAGTPEAVFPIDPDELRECADAVVLDVAE
- a CDS encoding J domain-containing protein, which produces MAVVDRRGCDGCGRDIPVEDLTAVSVPGDEHAVCCPECREHAESVADDGLGTGELDGERPGAVARQRGECEGCGATDAVDEFETMSLPDGSTVAVCEDCREHAASMSRRTDVDGHRGECSGCEEPFDVSDMVALELDDGTTVACCDECAKYARAAARTTTNEPDYDADAQRSTASDDSTTGDSNAGARPESAIEEDAETALVESPSICEQCGDWVDVELFEVVTVHDRVEEFCPPCKDRARRNGVVRDVRMRRAEAYDVLDVDPGRAEAVVRDAYLSRIKAVHPDSDGGSREAFRRVQRAYERLTD
- the tpiA gene encoding triose-phosphate isomerase — protein: MFVLVNLKAYPCDHLEVARAAASVADDTGVRVGVAPQTAHLSAVADTGVETWAQHVSPNEHGSHTGSALAEAVADAGATGTLLNHSENRLKLADVDGSVRAAERAGLETCVCANNPRQIGAAAALGPDAVAVEPPELIGSGTPVSQADPDVVTGAVEAAAAVDESVDVYCGAGISTGEDVTSANDLGATGVLLASGVAKADDPEAALRDLVSGT
- the corA gene encoding magnesium/cobalt transporter CorA, which encodes MIQTHVLTPEGVDEHADVGAGKAATGTTWVRVSDGTPEEMQSVCETFGIHDLELEDVRGGVRPKVEEFDDHVFLLVKSARLRGGETTFEEELSDQTVGVFLGPDWLVTLSTGTLSAVGRVWDAATREEKRLLSRGPDFLAYRVLDALVEEYFDVLDEIESDIEAVEDEIVGATGIDTLEDINSLRRELLATRRLLWPTRDALAAFARGDVELVTDDTEKYFRDVQDHVIQLVELVETYRDLVAGARDIYLNSLSMSTNEVMKRLTVVATIILPLTFVVGVYGMNFSDSPYNMPELAWTFGYPSVLVGMAGVTIVMVAYFRREGWL
- the dgoD gene encoding galactonate dehydratase — translated: MKIVDYDLYEVPPRWLFLRVETDTGVVGWGEPVVEGRAHTVRAAVEELMNAYLLGADPLPVEDHWQTMYRGGFYRGGPVLMSAIAGIDQALWDVRGKHFEAPVYELLGGPVREKIQVYQWVGGDRPADVADAAATKVDAGYDALKMNATAELRHVDSPSAVDAAVDRLRTVREAVGRDVDVAVDFHGRVSKPMAKRLVAELEQHEPFFVEEPVLPEHLDALPAIQAQTSTPIATGERLYTRSDFRNVLETGAVDVIQPDLSHAGGITEVAKIAAMAETHDVALAPHCPLGPIALASCVQVDAVAHNALIQEQSLDIHYNEGADVLDYLADPDVFAFDDGFLPVPEGPGLGIEVDREVVEARAGSVDWHNPVWRHEDGSVAEW
- a CDS encoding SDR family NAD(P)-dependent oxidoreductase — translated: MVTPTPIPGLESDGRRFEGRTALVTGSTRGIGEGVVHRLAAEGADVVVNGLDADAGETVVDDVRDREDAGDAAFVQADLRDPDAIAALVDATVDRFGGVDVIVNNAGVQTDTSTTDATLEDWNYVVETDFRAYWLTVKHAVERADPDAVVNVSSNHAVSTMPDHFPYNAVKAGIDGMTRAMALDLGPQVRVNSVNPGWVLVDRTAAELPDDRRRDVENAHPVGRLGEPADVAAAVAFLASDDAGFVTGSTLVVDGGRTVVMQDDTLPDYAAED
- a CDS encoding HNH endonuclease, producing the protein METQDVLSRLKRATTECVPSARRGRGTTANGSLVRGECCHNCGADSLSAVVRRRLVPDEPETDRNRVSLCEPCHADAPTADDAGGDDAPHQSTSHRRCTHATTAVDAEAIHERDDRRCRGCGVRERIVVGDDLHLHAVVPLSESGYRHARNYVSLCPTCHRKLHA